GCAGCCCGATGCCAACCGATCGCTCCGACCAGGACTTCGAGAACGACTTCGCCCAGGTGCTGAACCGCGTGGGCAGCGAGTACACGACCAGGGAGCACGCCCTGGTCGACTCCGCCTGGGGGCGCGGACGCCGTCTGCGCCGTCGCCGGGCCGCAGGGCTGGCCGCGGGGGTGACCGCTGTGGTGCTCGCCGGTACGACGGCGGGTGCGCTCGCCATCGGCTCCGACCGGCCCGTCGCCGGGCGGGCGATGGGCCCGGCGAGCTCGGCCTCGGCCACCGTGCTGACGGGGCAGCAGTTCCTCGGCATGCTGACCGAGCTGCTGCCAGCCGGGAGAATGACGGTCGACGAGGCCAGAGGCTCGGAGAGCGACACACCGCAGCTCCGGGTGGTCGTCGACGAGGGCGGCGGCGCGGCCCAGCTGCTGTTCTGGGTCATGGAAAGCACCCCGGGTTCGAGCGCCCGGGGGTGCGAGGGCATCCCAGCAGGCGACGCGTGCACCGCCACCGAGCTGGCCGACGGCTCCTCCCTGGTGATCTACCAGGCAGGTACCAGGGACAACGAACCGGCCGGTTCGAAGGCCTGGTCCGCCACCCTGCGCAAGAGCGGACGGACCATCATGCTCCAGGAGTGGAACCGCGAACCACTCGCCCGGGACACCCCGGTCACCCGGGTCGACCCCCCGCTCTCCCCGGCCCGGCTCGGCGAGATCGTCACCGACCCCCGCTGGGACACCGTGTCTCTCGCCTCCTCCGGCCCGGCCGCGGCGCTGCACCGTAGCGGGTGATCGACCCCGCCCCAGCCACCGTCGTCCCACACGCGATCGGTACGGGAGGTGCGGCCGGGCCAGTGAGTTTCCTGGTCGGCGGTGTGCCGAGCTGACGGACTGTGGTCCGAGTCGTGGAACGGCCGCCGGTGCTCGGGGGGTGGCGGGGGAGGATGGGGGAGACCCCGAGATGAGCCCGGCGTGGAGGACCCTGTGACGGTTGTCGAGATTCCTGGATCGAAGTCGGTGACGGCGCGTGCGCTGTTCCTGGCCGCTGCGGCGGAGGGGACCACCAGACTCCGCAGGCCGCTGCACTCGGACGACACCGAGGGCTTCGCCGAGGGGCTGGCCAAGCTCGGGTACGCGGTGGCGGCCGAGGGCCAGGACTGGGTGATCGAGGGACGGCCGCAGGGACCGGCCAACGACGCCGACGTGTACTGCCGGGACGGGGCGACCACGGCGCGGTTCCTGCCGGCGCTGGCGGCGGCGGGTCACGGGGAGTTCCGGTTCGACGCCTCGGCGCAGATGCGGCGGCGGCCGGTCGGCCCGCTGACCGGGGCGCTGCGCGAGCTCGGCGTCGAGCTGGTGCACGAGGAGCAGGAGGGCCACCACCCGCTGCGGATCAGCGCGAAGGGGGTCCGGGGCGGTGAGCTGACGCTCGACGCGGGGCTGTCCTCGCAGTACCTGACGGCGCTGCTGCTGCTCGGCCCGCTGACCCAGCGGGGGCTGCGGATCACCGTGACCGACCTGGTCTCGGTGCCGTACGTCGAGATCACGCTGGCGATGATGCGCAGCTTCGGGGTGGAGGCGCGGCGCGAGGGCAAGGTCTTCGTGGTGCCGCCGGGCGGCTACACGGCGGTCGAGTACCCGGTCGAGCCGGATGCCTCGACGGCCAGCTACGTGTTCGCGGCGGCCGCCCTGACGGGCCGTGAGGTGACCGTCCCCGGCCTCGGGGCCGGTGCGCTCCAGGGTGACCTGCGCTTCGTGGACGTGCTGGAGCGGATGGGCGCGACGGTGCGGATCGGTGCGGACGCGGTCACCGTCACCGGCGCCGAGGGCGGCCGGCTGCGCGGGCTGACGGTGAACATGCGGGACATCTCCGACACCATGCCCACGCTCGCCGCGATCGCGCCGTTCGCCGACGGCCCGGTGCGGATCGAGGACGTCTACAACACCCGGGTCAAGGAGTGCGACCGCTTGGAGGCCTGCGCGGAGAACCTGCGCCGCCAGGGCATCACGGTGGAGACCGGCCGGGACTGGATCGAGATCCAGCCGGGCACCCCGCGGGCGGCGGAGATCGCCACCCACGGGGACCACCGGATGGTGATGTCGTTCGCGGTCGCGGGCCTGCGCACCCCGGGCACCACCTTCGACGACCCGGGCTGCGTGCGGAAGACCTTCCCGGCGTTCCACCAGGAGTTCGCGAAGCTGCGCGAGACCTGGGGCGTCTGACCCGGGGTCTGACCCGGGGTCTGACCCGGGGTCTGACCCGGCGTCAGGCCCTACGCCTCGACCGGCCGGAGCTTGCGCGAGACCTTCGTGCCGAGCCGGTCGAGGCCGACCACCAGTGCGGCCAGCGCGACGAACTCGACGGTCAGCTGGACCACCTGGAGCGACACCCAGCCGTAGCCCTTCTCGGACGGGTCGAGGAAGAAGTACGGGTACTTGTTGGGGAAGTCCGGGAAGACCGCGGCCCGGGTCAGCGTCACGGCCGCGTAGCCGAGCGGGAAGGTCAGCCAGAGCGGCAGGTCCTTCCAGCGCGAGGCGTTGCGCGGCTTGAGGCAGAGCCAGTCCGTGAGCACCAGCAGCGGCGTGACGTAGTGCAGGAAGAAGCTCGACCACTCCTGCCGCAGGTCGGCGCCGTCGACCAGGCCGGGCAGCGGGTTGACGCCCTTGTTCAGCAGGATGTGCGCGACCAGGCCGGTGATCGTGATGTACAGCGTCGCGGCGCCGCGCAGCCGGGGCGCGGGGGCGTCCACGGTGTTCCGCTTGACCATCCAGTAGACGGCGCCGATGTAGTAGCCGAGCACGATGACGTTGCTCTCGACCGTGAAGTACACCAGCGAGCCGGTACTGAGGATCAGTCCGAGCCCGGCCGAGATCACCACGGCCAGGCGCCACCAGAGCGCCGGACGGGTCCAGACCGACATGCGTTCACCAGTTCTTGTCGTACGGTTCGCCCCCCAGGGGCCCGGTCGCCGCACTCTACCCGTGGGTAGCCGGGGTGCGGAAGGAGATCCCCGGCAGGAGATCCGTCAG
This genomic interval from Kitasatospora gansuensis contains the following:
- the aroA gene encoding 3-phosphoshikimate 1-carboxyvinyltransferase, yielding MTVVEIPGSKSVTARALFLAAAAEGTTRLRRPLHSDDTEGFAEGLAKLGYAVAAEGQDWVIEGRPQGPANDADVYCRDGATTARFLPALAAAGHGEFRFDASAQMRRRPVGPLTGALRELGVELVHEEQEGHHPLRISAKGVRGGELTLDAGLSSQYLTALLLLGPLTQRGLRITVTDLVSVPYVEITLAMMRSFGVEARREGKVFVVPPGGYTAVEYPVEPDASTASYVFAAAALTGREVTVPGLGAGALQGDLRFVDVLERMGATVRIGADAVTVTGAEGGRLRGLTVNMRDISDTMPTLAAIAPFADGPVRIEDVYNTRVKECDRLEACAENLRRQGITVETGRDWIEIQPGTPRAAEIATHGDHRMVMSFAVAGLRTPGTTFDDPGCVRKTFPAFHQEFAKLRETWGV
- a CDS encoding Pr6Pr family membrane protein, translating into MSVWTRPALWWRLAVVISAGLGLILSTGSLVYFTVESNVIVLGYYIGAVYWMVKRNTVDAPAPRLRGAATLYITITGLVAHILLNKGVNPLPGLVDGADLRQEWSSFFLHYVTPLLVLTDWLCLKPRNASRWKDLPLWLTFPLGYAAVTLTRAAVFPDFPNKYPYFFLDPSEKGYGWVSLQVVQLTVEFVALAALVVGLDRLGTKVSRKLRPVEA